From the Candidatus Woesearchaeota archaeon genome, one window contains:
- a CDS encoding DNA-directed RNA polymerase subunit H, translated as MKKKTETIKGHVLVPAHKKLTEEEAQKILSKYNISGKQLPAILESDPAIQELNVKLGDIIEIIRKSPIAGEQKFYRVVVHG; from the coding sequence TTGAAGAAAAAAACAGAAACAATAAAAGGACATGTACTTGTACCCGCTCACAAGAAATTAACAGAAGAAGAAGCTCAAAAAATTCTATCTAAATATAATATTTCAGGAAAACAACTTCCAGCAATACTTGAAAGTGATCCTGCAATTCAAGAATTAAATGTTAAACTTGGAGATATAATTGAGATTATAAGAAAAAGTCCGATTGCTGGAGAACAAAAATTCTATAGGGTGGTTGTTCATGGTTAA